The Dreissena polymorpha isolate Duluth1 chromosome 10, UMN_Dpol_1.0, whole genome shotgun sequence genome includes a region encoding these proteins:
- the LOC127848195 gene encoding uncharacterized protein LOC127848195, producing the protein MATFSQSTLVKESDIFQDFLCSACQGKKLDKMADFYCESCLEFYCGNCINLHSQLFTNHATFGREHMKKWPVAKKVEDFLLKCDVHKEENVKMFCDEHSELCCTNCAFLNHRHCPKVTLISDIVKIQSTDLKKLSDSIQTILEEMRKLQCNQEASLQYVHNSFDEQLQKIHETRRKINAALDTIEQKTLHEMKDTLTKLQASRKDDIDKYISLQDELKQLRDAIQDISDKSKLELSFIATRKCKDKIQHCETFLKKNSLGNKVSITFLPNIDIVQYLSKLSDLGKIEHSAQTLMVQENPNKVFTVKGKSEHNVTIPSDLEVCDFRAICVLSEGQVLVADSDNKTIKLLDQQYLEVVSHCSVTILPYAMCQITPSEVAVTLRIEVQFITVNNRKLVTGRKLQLKHACFGIACHKEDLYITDQTALYKYTLSGKKVSKMFEDKSGPYTVNRCAVSPTGDKLYITNKTQHKLITLARDGSVLATFTDPALQEPFDVHVTPAGQVLVCGGRSDTIIQVDDEGRKKLAILATQEDEMVAPRSVCYNRHTASILVGLCNNSILVFKVQ; encoded by the exons ATGGCAACCTTTTCACAATCGACTCTTGTCAAGGAATCTGACATTTTCCAAGACTTCTTGTGCTCGGCCTGTCAAGGCAAAAAACTGGATAAAATGGCTGATTTCTACTGTGAATCATGTTTGGAGTTTTACTGTGGGAATTGTATTAACCTGCACAGCCAGTTGTTTACAAATCATGCCACCTTTGGAAGGGAACACATGAAGAAATGGCCAGTGGCCAAGAAGGTGGAAGATTTCCTTCTGAAATGTGATGTCCATAAAGAAGAAAACGTAAAAATGTTTTGCGATGAACACAGTGAGCTGTGCTGCACAAATTGTGCATTCCTTAATCACAG ACACTGTCCAAAGGTAACTCTTATATCGGACATAGTAAAAATCCAGTCCACAGACCTTAAAAAACTGTCAGATTCTATCCAAACAATTCTAGAAGAAATGAGAAAACTTCAATGCAACCAAGAGGCTAGCCTTCAGTATGTGCACAATTCATTTGATGAGCAGTTACAAAAGATACATGAAACTCGGCGAAAAATAAATGCAGCTTTAGACACGATTGAACAGAAGACACTGCATGAAATGAAAGATACGCTGACAAAACTGCAAGCCTCTCGCAAAGATGATATTGACAAATATATCAGTCTTCAGGATGAATTGAAACAACTTCGAGATGCCATTCAGGACATAAGTGATAAAAGCAAGCTGGAACTATCCTTTATAGCCACCAGGAAATGCAAGGACAAAATACAGCATTGTGAAACCTTTTTAAAGAAGAACTCTCTTGGGAATAAAGTTTCAATAACATTCCTGCCTAACATTGATATTGTACAGTACTTGTCCAAACTGTCAGATCTTGGAAAGATTGAACACAGTGCCCAGACATTGATGGTACAAGAGAATCCAAACAAAGTGTTCACTGTGAAGGGCAAGTCTGAACATAATGTAACAATACCAAGTGATTTAGAGGTATGCGATTTCCGTGCCATCTGTGTCCTCTCAGAAGGACAGGTCCTGGTAGCAGACAGTGATAATAAAACAATCAAGCTGCTTGACCAGCAGTACCTggaggtggtgagtcactgtagTGTGACAATATTGCCATATGCTatgtgtcagatcacacccagtgaaGTGGCTGTGACTTTGAGAATTGAGGTCCAGTTCATTACAGTCAACAACAGGAAGCTGGTGACAGGAAGGAAGCTTCAGTTAAAACATGCATGTTTCGGTATTGCCTGCCACAAGGAAGACCTGTATATTACTGATCAGACAGCACTCTACAAGTACACGCTGAGTGGGAAAAAAGTCAGCAAGATGTTCGAGGATAAATCAGGTCCATATACAG TAAAtaggtgtgctgtgagtcccacaggggacaagtTGTACATCACTAACAAAACCCAGCACAAGCTtatcaccctggccagggatggttcAGTCCTGGCCACCTTCACTGACCCTGCACTACAAGAACCATTTGATGTACACGTgacacctgcaggccaggtgctggtatgCGGAGGCCGGTCAGACACTATCATACAGGTGGACGATGAGGGCAGAAAGAAGCTGGCTATTCTTGCTACACAGGAGGATGAAATGGTGGCCCcacggtcagtctgctacaacagacaCACTGCGTCCATCCTTGTGGGACTTTGCAACAACAGTATCCTGGTGTTCAAAGTGCAATAG